In the Halorubrum ruber genome, GCCGAGGACGGCGTCGCTCACGTCGGCGTCGTAGGTCCCGCTCGCGTACCCGGGTTCCGGCTCGACCGTCGTCGCGCCGTGGACGGCGTCGACGACCTGTCGCACCGAGCGGTCGAAGGCGGCCGACAGCGCCGTCGCGTCCCCCGCCTCGCGGAGCGTCTCCTCGCCGATCCAGTTGCCGTGGAGGACGTAGATCGGATCCGCGTGCGAGCGGTTGTACGCCGCGAGCGCCCGGTAGAACGCGGGCGGATGGACGGTGTACACGCGGACCACGTTGACGTTCAGCTCGCCCATCAGCCGTAGCCAGCGGTCGTACTCCGCGCGGGTGATCGCCGCCTCGCCCGGAAACCGCCCGGGCTTGGCCATTCCGAGGTTCACGCCGCGGACTGCGATCGGCTCGAAGCCGCCGTCGTCGACTGCGACCTCGAAGCCCTCGTCGGCGACGCGAAAACGGCGGGAAGGGTCCGCGCCGGGACCGTCGCCCCTTGACCCGTCGGCGTCGCCGCGGAAGCCGCAGCCGGCAGTGCCGACCGCTCCCGCGACCCCGACGCGACCCAGAAACCGGCGTCTGCGCACAGCCTCACGTACGGGAGGAGATGGTTAAGCCTGCTTCTCCGACGGAGCGAGGGGCAAGCGAAACTCGCGTTTTTATCCGACGGCCGCCCCTTACCGTCGGTAACGGCCAGTTTACTCACCATGTCACCCGACACGCCCCCCTCTGACCCCTTCAAGAGCCTGCTCGAGTTGACCGCGACCGACCTCTCGGCCGAAGAGCGCATTCGGAAGGCGATCGACGTCGGCCAAGAGCACCTCGGCGTGGACAACGGCGTGCTCTCGTACACCGGCGACGGCCGGTACGAGGTCGTCGAAACAAACATCCAGAGCGGTCCCTACGCGCAGGGCGGCGTCGTCGACCTCGACGGGACGTGGTGCCGCCACGTCGTCGAGAGCAGCGAGACGGTCGGGTTCGCCGACGCGCGCGACAGCGAGTACCGCGACGACGACGCGCTCGGGATCACCGGCCTCCACTGCTACGTGGGCGCTGTCATCGACATTGACGGCGAGACGTACGGGACGCTCTGTTTCTCCGACGAGGAGCCGCGCGACGACCCGATCACGGACGCGGAGCGCGACTTCGTTTCGGTGCTCGCCGAGTGGGTTGGCAGCGAGCTCGAGCGGCAGAAACACTACGCCGAGCTGCGCGAGCAGAACGAGCGGCTCGACGAGTTCGCTGGTATCGTCGCCCACGACCTCCGGAACCCGCTGTCGGGGGCCATCGGGTTCACGGAGCTCGCGCAGGAGCACGTCGGCGGGCAGGCGGCCGACTTCCTCGACCGCGTTCAGGGGGCGCTCGGTCGCATGGAGTCGATGATCGCCGAGTGTCTGATGCTGGCGAAGGAGGGGACGGACGTGGGCGAGCGCACGCAGGTGGACCTCGACGGAGTCGTCCGCGACGCGTGGGACACGGTCCGGACGCGGAACGCGACGCTGTCGGTCGAGGTCGCCGCTGGGACGACCGTCCTCGCCGACGAGGCGCGGCTCCGGCGGCTCTTCGAGAACCTGTTTCGCAACTGCGTCGAACACGGCGGCCCGGACGTGGCGGTGACGGTCACCGGCGACGCGCACGGCTTCGCCGTCAGCGACGACGGGCCGGGGCTCCCCGCGGACGTCGAACACGCGCTCACCGCGGCCGACACGGAGAACATCAAGTCGTTCGGACTCGGCCTGTTGGTCGTCCAGCGCGTGATATCGGGCCACGGCTGGGACCTCGCCGTCGACACCGGCGACGAGGGAACCCGCTTCGCTGTGAGCGACGTCAACGCCGCGGAGCCGGTCCACGAGGCGCTGGCCGGGGACTGAGCGCCCGCGGACTGAGCGGCCGGGGACTACTCGGCGGGATCGGCCGTGTCGACCACCCAGACGAACCCCTGGTTGCCGGCGCCGGTCGCGGCGTCGGTGGTCCACACGAAGCCGCCGTCGCCCGCGCCGAGCGTCGGGTCGGTCGTCCAGACGAAGCCGCCGTCGCCGAGCCCCTCCGAGAAGTCCGTTGTCGCGGCGAGCCGGACGCTCCCGTCGGCGGCGGTCGCGAGGACGTAGCCGCCCTCGCCCGCGCCGAGCGCGGGGTCGGTCACCCAGACGAACCCCCCGTCGCCGGCTGGGAAGTCGGTGGTCCA is a window encoding:
- a CDS encoding GAF domain-containing sensor histidine kinase, translating into MSPDTPPSDPFKSLLELTATDLSAEERIRKAIDVGQEHLGVDNGVLSYTGDGRYEVVETNIQSGPYAQGGVVDLDGTWCRHVVESSETVGFADARDSEYRDDDALGITGLHCYVGAVIDIDGETYGTLCFSDEEPRDDPITDAERDFVSVLAEWVGSELERQKHYAELREQNERLDEFAGIVAHDLRNPLSGAIGFTELAQEHVGGQAADFLDRVQGALGRMESMIAECLMLAKEGTDVGERTQVDLDGVVRDAWDTVRTRNATLSVEVAAGTTVLADEARLRRLFENLFRNCVEHGGPDVAVTVTGDAHGFAVSDDGPGLPADVEHALTAADTENIKSFGLGLLVVQRVISGHGWDLAVDTGDEGTRFAVSDVNAAEPVHEALAGD